GCTTCGCTGTACGCCGTCGCCAGTGATGTGACTCAATCGCTCGCGCGCGCCCTTGCCGAGCACGGGCTCGACGTCACCTGCTACTTCGCACAGAACGATGGCACCTTGATGGCCGTCGACCACGCCGAGCGCTATCCGGTTCTGACGATCGGCTCCGGACCGGCGAACTCTATCCGCGGGGCGGCGTACCTGTCGGGGCTCGACGAGGCCATCGTCGTCGACGTCGGTGGGACCTCGAGCGACTTCGGCGTCCTCAAACAGGGCTTTCCCCGCGAGTCGGCCTTGGCTGCAGACATCGGTGGCGTCACGACCAACTTCCGGATGCCTGACGTCCTTGCCGTGGCCATCGGCGGCGGAACCATGATCTCCGGAGCGGCGCAGGCGCCGGTCGTGGGCCCCCAGTCAGTCGGTTATCGAATCCGGGAGCGTGGCCTCGTCTTCGGAGGCGACACCGCGACGCTGACCGATGCTGCCGTGGCAGCCGGCCGCACCGAGATCGCGGGACGCGCCCTGCCATCTCACGTCGACAGCGAGCTGTTCGCAGCCGCCCTCCGAGCGTCCGACCGCCGCCTGGCTGAGGCTGTCGATTCCGTGTCTCTCGGCCGTCACGACAACCGTCTGGTGGCCGTGGGCGGCGGTGCCTTCCTCGTGCCCGACGACCTGGAGGGTGCCGCTCAGGTAGTCCGACCGGATCACGGACAGGTGGCCAACGCCGTCGGAGCTGCCATTGCGCTGGCCAGTGGCTGGTGGGAGACGATCATTCCCACCGGAGACGGTCGTCGTGAGGCCATCGAAGAGGCGTCCGATGTTGCACGCCGTCGCGCAGTTCACGCCGGCGCAGCACCGGACCAGGTCGAGGTGGTCGAGATCACCGAAGTGCCGCTGTCCTACCTGCCCAAACCCTCAGTTCGCCTCTCGGTCAAGGCTGCCGGGCCTCTTGCCCGATCTTGAGCCCATTGCACCCGCGCCCAACATCATCGAATCTGGAGATCTCATGAAGCGCTTGTGGCCCCTCATGGCCGCTGCCGTAGCCGCGGCCCTCATTCTGGCAGGGTGCGGGGGAACGACCCGCTCGCCCAGTGGCAGCGCGGACAAGACGTTCGTCTACGCCTTCCACCTCAACGTCGTGACCGAGTGGGACCCGGCAGTGTCCTACTCCAACGAGAGCATTGCGATGGGCAATCTGTACGAATCGCTCACGAAGTACGACGCAACCACCAAGAAGGTCGAGCCGTCGCTGGCAAGTTCGTGGACGAAGTCCGATGACGGTAAGACCTGGACCTTCACCCTGCGTGACGGCGTCAAGTTCCACACGGGGCGGGCGCTCGACTCGACGGCGGTCAAGGAGGCGATCGAGCGGACAAAGAAGTTGGCCGCTGGTGCCGCCTACATCTGGGACCCGGTCACCAAGATCGATACCCCGGATCCGACCACTGTGGTGTTCAGCCTGGAGTATCCGGCGGCCCTCGATCTGGTCGCTTCCTCCGGATACGGCGCGTACATCTACGACACCCAAGCTGCTGGCAGCGGCGATCTGGCGGCGTGGTTCAAGGAGGCGAAGGACGCAGGCACTGGTCCGTACACCGTCGACACGTGGAAGGCAGGCGCCGAGACCGAACTCCGGCTGAAGGCGTATGACGACTACTGGGGTGGCTGGAAGGACGACCAGTACAAGGCCGTCGAGTTCCGGGTCACGCCGGAGGTGACGACCGCGTGGCAGCTGCTCCAGCGTGGAGACGTGTCCTTCGTCGACAGGCTCACCCCGCAGATCTTCGAGCAGGCGGCAAAGACTGACGGCGTCAAGACCGGCGAGACCAGCTCGTTCCAGAACCTGCTCGCCCTCTACAACACGGAGTCCGGTCCGATGGCCGACGTGCGGGTGCGTCGTGCTGTGCAGATGCTCACCGACACCGACGCGATCATCAGCGCGCTGCACGGTGCTGCGGCGCCCGCCGATGGCCTCATTCCGCCTGGACTGATCGGAGAGGGCAAGGTTGGAGTCCAAGCTGACGCGGAGGCTGCCAAGAAGCTGCTAGCCGAAGCTGGCTTTGGTTCCGACAAGCCCCTGCGGCTGCAGCTGACTTACGCCCAAGGCGACAAGGACCAGTCGCTCTACGTCACGCTGCTGGGTTCGGCGCTCAAGGCTGCGGGTGTCGAGTTGGATGCGCGACCGATGCAGTGGGACGCACAGTGGACTCGCGCGAAGAGTAGTGACCCCGCAAAGCGTCAAGACATCTTCGTCATGTACTGGTACCCGGACTATGCCGATCCGTACTCGTGGTTCGTCAACCTCTTCCAGAGTGCGGAGAAGCCGTACTTCAACCTGGCATACCTCCACGATCCTGAGGCGGACGCGGCCATCAAGAAGGTGCCGGAGGAGACTGCGACGTCCCCCGACCAGGCGGCCCAGACCTACCTGAACCTCCAGAAGCGGATCGTGGTCGACGACGCCGCGGTGACCCCCCTGTATCTCATCAACTACCAGCGTGCGTACAGCGCTCAGGTTGACGGGTACGTCGACAACCCTGCGTACCCCAACGTCGTGTTCGTTCACGACCTCAGGATCAAGTGACCGATCGTGACCACAACAACCACTGTCGCCGCGGCCGCGAGATCCGCCCGGCGTCGGCCGTCGGGCTTGGGAAAGGTGCTACTCAGACGCCTCACCCACGCCGCCGTGGTTGTCGCGGGCGTCGTCTGTCTGACGTTCATCATCGCGCGGCAATTGCCTGGTGATGAGGCGGTCACGGCAGCCGGGGCCCGCGCCACGCCAGAACAGCTCGCCGCGGCTCGGGCGCGACTCGGCCTCGACGATCCACTACCTGTTCAGCTGTGGCACTACTTGACTGGCCTCGTTCAGGGTGATCTCGGGACTAGCCTGCACACCAGGCAGCCCGTGCTCGAAGACCTCAAGCGCGCGTTGCCGGCGTCATTGGAACTCGTTGGCTCGGCCATGATCCTCGCGGTCCTGATCGGGCTACCGCTCGGGGTGACCGCTGCCCGGTTCGCCAAGCGGCGGACCGACCTGGCGGTCAGGACCGGATCCATGCTGCTGGTCTCTGTACCGGTGTTCTGGCTTGCCCTGGCGATGCAGCTCCTGCTGTCGACGCGACTCGGCTGGTTTCCGGTCGCAGGAGAGTACGACCGCTCGCTCGACTCCACCTCGCCGTTGACCATCTACACCAACATCACTGCAGTGGACGCGCTGATCACGGGGAACTGGCCGATCCTGTTCAGCACGCTGCACCACCTCGTCTTGCCGGCACTGGTTGTCGCCGCATATCCGATCGGCGTGGTAGCTCAGATGACACGCGCCGCGCTGATCGAGGAGAGCCAGCAAGACCACGCACGAATGGAGCGAGCGCTCGGCTTCCGACCACTGGAGATCCTCCTTCGCTTCTCGTTGCGCCCCGCGATCGGTCCGGTGCTGACGTTGCTCGCGCTGGTCTTCGCCTACACGCTCGTCAATAGTGTGCTCGTCGAGGCGATTTTCAACTGGCCCGGCATCGGCACCTACACCGCCGATGCGATCCGGTCCGTCGACACACCGGCGATCGCCGGCGTCACCCTCGTCATCGCCTTGGTCTACGTTCTCGGGAACCTGGCCGTGGACGTGGCTCAGATCGCGATTGATCCTCGGACAAGGAAGTCATGAGTACCACCACGAACCGCCGGCAGGCGTCCCTGCGCGTGAGAGGGCTGCGTCGCCTGCTGCGCCAGGATCCGCCGACGACAGTTGCGGGCACCGTCCTGCTGGTCATCATCGTCGCGGCAGCACTGGCGCCGCTGATCGCGCCATACCCGAGCGACGGCACCACGGCCACCCACCCCGCGGAGTCCCTGCTCGGTCCGTCCGGCGCCCACTGGATGGGAACGGATGCGGTCGGCCGCGACATCCTCACCCGGGTCCTGTTTGGGGCCCGAACATCGTTGCTCATCGCCGCCGCCGTCCTTGCCCTGTCGGCAACCGTGGGCACTGTGCTCGGCTGCGTCGCCGGATACGCGGGGGGCTGGGTGAGCGACGTCATCATGCGGGTCACGGACGTGTTCCTCGCCTTTCCCGCGCTTCTGCTCTCGCTCGCGCTGGCGGTCATCTTGCGGCCGGGGGTTGGCACAGCGATCATCGCCATAGCTGCAACGTGGTGGCCCTGGTACGCCCGACTGGCCTGCTCGGCGGCGAACACCATTCGCCATCGCGCCTACATCGACTCGGCCCGGTGTCTCGGACTGCCGGCCTGGCGGATTGTGGCCGGGCACGTCCTTCCCAACTCGATGACACCGGTAACAGTTCAGCTCTCGCTCGATGCCGGCGGTGTGATCTTGACCGCTGCGGCCCTGTCCTACCTCGGCTTGGGTGCCGTCGAGCCCACCAGTGAGTGGGGCCTGATGGTGCAGCAAGGTCAGACGAACTTCACCACCGAGTGGTGGATCGTCACCTTCCCGGGTCTGGCGATCTTGGTCACCGCATTCTGCTTCAACATGCTGGGTGAGGGCCTTCGCCAGATCCTCGACCCGAGGAAGGTGACACGATGAGTCACACCACCAGCGACGTCCGCACCGATCTCCTCCTGCGGGTCGATGACCTTCAGGTGCTGTATGGCGGACGTCAGGTGTCCAGCCTTCCCTCCCTCAGCATCGCCCCCGGCGAGGTGGTGGCCATCGTTGGCGAAAGCGGATCGGGCAAGTCGACTGCACTCATGGCGATCCTCGGTCTCCTGAACGGCACGTCGGCCCAGGTGCGCGGGTCGATCGATGCCTTCGGAACCCAGGTCGTCGGCAGTTCCGAGCGCCAAATGCGGTCTCTGCGCGGCTCGGAGATGACCCTGATCATGCAGAGCCCGCAGGCGTCGTTGAACCCGACGATGCGTCTGCGGACTTTGATCCATCGCGCTCTCCGACGACACGGTATCGACAAGAGCGAGGCCGCGAGTCGGATCCAGGACGCCATGACAGCGGTTCGGTTGGACGAGAAGATTCTCGATCGGTACGCCCACGAGGTGTCGGGCGGTCAGGCGCAACGCTTCGCCATCGCCCTTTCGGTCTGCCTGGGGGCAAGGCTGATCGCGGCGGACGAACCCACAAGCGCACTGGACGCGACCGTGCAGCTCGAGGTGCTGACCCTGATCCACCGGCTCGCCCAGGAGCGGTCGACTGCGTGGCTCGTGGTCGCGCACGACCTGGCCATGGTTTCGATGATCGCCGACCACGTCGTCGTCATGCGCAACGGAGAGGTCCTCGAGGCGGGCTCAACTCGCACCGTGCTCGGCGAGCCTCAACACGAGTACACCCGGACGCTGCTGGATGCGGTGCCCACCCTTCCCGGAGAAGGAGTCGAACATGTCTGATCCGGCTGCGTCTGATCCGATCCTGACCGTCAGCGACGTCACGTTGGCGTACGGCGACAACGTTGCTCTCAACAACGTCAGTCTGTCGTTGCGTCGTGGCGAGGGTTCGGTGGCCATCGTCGGTGAGAGCGGTTCGGGCAAGACCTCGCTCGCCAGGGCGGTGCTCGGCCTTCTACCACCGCGTCACGGCACCATCGAGGTCGGTGGCATCGACATCAACCAGAGTCGCGGCCGCGCGGCGCGTACGTGGCGACGCAGAATTCAGCCGGTGTTCCAAGACGGGCAGGAGGCTCTCGATCCGCGCCGCACGGTCGGCTCGACTTTGACTGAGGCGCTCCGGATGGCTGACACGCCTCGGCAGCGGTGCGGCGATCGCATCGAGGAGCTCCTGACCGAAGTCGATCTGCCCGCAGAGCTCGCACGCCGACGGCCGCACGAGCTCTCCGGCGGCCAGCGGCAAAGGGTGGCGATTGCGCGCGCTCTGGCAGCATCGCCGGATCTGTTGGTGCTCGACGAGCCGACGAGCGCCTTGGACGTCACCGTCCAAGCGCGCATTGTCGCCCTCCTCGAACGAGTGGCCGAGGCCCAGCAGATCCAGCTCCTGCTCATCACGCACAACATCGCGCTCGCGCAGGTACTGACCAACCGCGTCGTCGTTTTGTTCCGCGGAAACGAGGTCGAGTCGGGCCCGACGGCCGACATCTTGCGCATGCCGCGGCATCCCTACACGCACCGGCTGGTGTCATCGACGCCCAGGATGTGGGCTCCCCTGCCCAGTCTCTCTCCGAGTGCCCCAGCGGCTGCCGACACCGCCGGCTGCAGCTATCGGTCCCGCTGCGACCGTGCCGATCCCGCCTGCCATTCGGTTCCGCCTCTGCTGGGATCTCCTGCCGTGGCCTGCCACCACCCGCTCGTGCAGCGACCTCCCGCGCAGCCTACGCGATTCGAGCAGGCACTCCCGGCGAACGGCGCCTGACGCACAGGTCAGGCAACGCCCCAGTAGCGACACGCCTCGGCTCTTATACGGCGCTGACGTGGGTGATCAGCGACGGCGCTCATGCCAGCCGGTCTCACAGCGAGCCCGCAAATTCGGCCGTCAATCTCGTCGAACCGGCCTTGACATCCTTCCCGCCAAAGTATCCCGTCCGAAAGGACCCGCGTTGCCGCACGAACTTCACTGCCGCTCCGTCGTTGCCGACACTCACAACGACCTGCTCTGTTCGGTTGTCGCGCGCCCGCCGGACGTGTGGAGTCACTACTTCCGCGACAACTGGCTCCCGCAACTGAAGGCAGGAGGTGTCAATCTCCAGGTCCTCCCAGCTTTCATCGAAGACCCGTACCGGCCTGAGGGCGCGCTCCGCAGAACGTTGCGGATGATCGAAGCCGGGCACCGCATTGCAGAGGGGAATCCGAACGATGTCTCCATCTGCCTGACCGGTACGGAAGTCGACTCCGCCGTCGACGCGGGAAAGATCGCGCTCATCTTGGCTCTCGAGAGCGCTCCCGGCGTTGGTGAGGATGTCGAACTCCTTGAGACGCTGCATCGCCTCGGCATCCGGGTGGCGTCCCTTGCTCACTTCGGTCGAACCGCACTCGCAGACGGAAGTGGCGAGGATGCCACCGGCAGCCGGCTCACGCGTGCAGGTGTTCGGGCGGTCGCAGAGATGGAGCGGATGGGCATGATGTTCGACGTCAGCCACCTCGGAGCGAGCGGGGTCGAACACGTCCTCGAGCTCGCAACCCGTCCGATCATCGCCACACATTCGTCGGCAAGGGCGCTGCGGGACCACCACCGTAACTTGACTGACCAGCAACTTCGGGGGATCGCCGCGACGGGCGGCGTGGTTTGCGTGAACTTCCTGGGTTCGTTCCTGCATCCGGAGGAGTACACCCTCGAGAAGCTGCTGGACCACATCGAGCACATCGCAGCTGTGGTCGGTGTCGAACACGTCGGGCTCGGCCCCGACTTCATGGAAGAAGTGATCGCCGACACCACGCCACCTTGTTGTGAAGGAATCATCGTCGAAGGCATGCCGTGGCGCTCGTATATCCCCGGGCTCGAAGGTCCCGCCGGCCTCCCACTCGTCACCGAAGGGCTTCTCGGCAGAGGATGGTCGAATCATGAGGTGACGTCCGTTCTGGGGGAGAGTGTGCTGCGTCTGTTCAGAAACGAACTTGGTCGGCCGGCGTCCGCGGGCGGCTGACAGTGAGCGCCCGGGCCTTCGACGCTCAGGCCGATCCGGTTCCGAGCCGCGGCTTAGAACAGTGCCGAGATCTCAACGGAGCACTCGCAGCTGGTGTGGCGAGGGATAGAGGTCGTAGCTGAAGATGCCGAATTCGGCGTCTGCAAGATGGTTCGACTTTCCCGTACGGCGAGTGCCCAGCGGGCAAGCGACCGCGTTAGACATACGGGGCGGCCAAGCAATGGCCCGCATCCGAGCGAAAGTTACTCGGGTTGACGGAGACCGCCATGCCTAATCATGACCAGCTGGAACCAAACCGCCCTGGGCAGCTCGGCGGCCAGACGGCACAGCCGAATGCCCGCGTCCTGACGGGTGATGAGTCGGAGGAGCTCGAGCCGCAAACTGGTGCCCAACTAGCTGCCGAACATCAGGAATTGAGTCAGTACCTGCGCCGTGCAGGTGCAATTGGTGCCGACGCAGACGATCTCGCCTCCGAAGCCATCTGTCGCCTTTGGGTGGCGTCCCAAAAGGGGTTCTCGGCCAACAGCCGAGCAGCTTGCTTGCGCACTATCGCTCGTCGCCTGTACATCGACCACGTTCGCTCCCTGGCACGTGAACGCGCACTCGAACAGGTCTTGCTGGCTAAGGTTCGGACAGCGCCGTACCCTTCGAACTTGACCGATCCGCAGGATGAGGCGCTGCGGATTGCCGTTGAGGTCGCGCGTGCGCGGCTCCCGATTCGCTTTCAGCGCGTCCTGATCTGCACTGTCGATGCACAACTGACGCTCGAGCAGACTGCAGTTGCTCTCGGGCTCCCCTCGGGCGGCGCGGCGGGCGTACTTGCCCATCGAGCCCGACGTGCCCTCGCGGCCTCGTTGACCGACCGCACGTGAAAAGGTTCGTCTCGCGGCAGTTGCAGATGCCCCCCAGGGGCCGTCCAAGGTGTTGAACTACCTAGGCATAGAACTGCTTGGGCTAAAAGCCTCCCGGAAACCACGTAAGCCCAGAACTTCCCTGTGCGTCTCAAGGGTGGATCGGCTGCCGGGACCCACACTCGACGCGGGTCCATGCGTTCTGCTTCGGGACAAGTAGCACGCACCCCTTGGTGCCGGAACATCTCCAGCTTGTTGCGGCGCTGCGGTGGGGGCCGCGAGGCTGTGGAATAGACCTCGCCGCCCCCACCGCCTCGAGGCATCGTCCGTCGGCATCTTCCAGCCGCACATCGGTGCCTCGCAGCTGATGCCGGTCCACCCACCGAGGCCTTCATCGCGGCTGTCGCAGACCAACTCGCCTAGCGTGCCCTGCTCGACGCTGGTTCGCTCCTCGCGACTGACCGGACACGCTGTAGATCCAGATAGTTCGTAAGGCCGTGCCGATTGGGAACGTCGCATGGGTGTCGGACAACGGAGCCCGACGTGACTGCCGTGCGAGCGCTGCGCCAGGCACCCACCCAACTCGAACGCTGAGTGGGTGACGCCCGCAGCACGATCACGGCCCAGCGCTTTGCTGACGTCACCTCGCGCAGCAAGCAGATGATCCCGGGAGTTGAACGGTGCTCTTTTCTGATGGACGGACTTGGCTCGGCCGGAGCCTCAGGCCGACAGTGACTGCGATTGCGATGGTTGCGGCAGCGGTTGTGTTGTCGTTGTTTCCCTTGCGTCCAGCTCACGCAGGATCGCTTGCCGGCGGCGAGCTGCAGCGCCTCTCGGCGAGGGCGGCTGATCCCTCATACGTGGTGGCACCCGGAATCGTCTTCAACCATCCCTTCCGTAAGAAGAAGCGAACACGTATCCAGCGCAAGATCATCAACACGGTCAGGAACGTTCCCGCGGGCGAGACGATTCGACTGGCTACATGGAACTTTGACTCACCGATCCTGGCAAGGGCGTTCATCAAGGCTCATCGTCGGGGGGTCTCGGTGCAGATCATCATGTCGCGTGGCCTGGCGAGGGCTCAAGGAGCCGGCGGCTCGTACCAGACCCTTCGATCTGCGCTGGGAAAGGGAAACGCAGACCGGCCTCCGTCTATGCGCAGCTGGATCCGCACGTGCCGATACACGTGCCGCGGCAAGGGGGGTGCCATGCACTTCAAGTTCATGCTGGTCAGTCGGTCCGGTGCGACCAATTGGGTCGTCTCTCAAGGGTCAGGCAACTTCACCGGTGCCGCCGCCGTTCAGCAGTTCAACGACTGGACGACCGTCACTGAAAACAAGGCATTGTGGGATGGCTGGATCAACATCTGGAACCAGGCTGTGA
This genomic interval from Nocardioides kongjuensis contains the following:
- a CDS encoding dipeptidase; amino-acid sequence: MPHELHCRSVVADTHNDLLCSVVARPPDVWSHYFRDNWLPQLKAGGVNLQVLPAFIEDPYRPEGALRRTLRMIEAGHRIAEGNPNDVSICLTGTEVDSAVDAGKIALILALESAPGVGEDVELLETLHRLGIRVASLAHFGRTALADGSGEDATGSRLTRAGVRAVAEMERMGMMFDVSHLGASGVEHVLELATRPIIATHSSARALRDHHRNLTDQQLRGIAATGGVVCVNFLGSFLHPEEYTLEKLLDHIEHIAAVVGVEHVGLGPDFMEEVIADTTPPCCEGIIVEGMPWRSYIPGLEGPAGLPLVTEGLLGRGWSNHEVTSVLGESVLRLFRNELGRPASAGG
- a CDS encoding RNA polymerase sigma factor, which gives rise to MPNHDQLEPNRPGQLGGQTAQPNARVLTGDESEELEPQTGAQLAAEHQELSQYLRRAGAIGADADDLASEAICRLWVASQKGFSANSRAACLRTIARRLYIDHVRSLARERALEQVLLAKVRTAPYPSNLTDPQDEALRIAVEVARARLPIRFQRVLICTVDAQLTLEQTAVALGLPSGGAAGVLAHRARRALAASLTDRT
- a CDS encoding ABC transporter permease, whose protein sequence is MSTTTNRRQASLRVRGLRRLLRQDPPTTVAGTVLLVIIVAAALAPLIAPYPSDGTTATHPAESLLGPSGAHWMGTDAVGRDILTRVLFGARTSLLIAAAVLALSATVGTVLGCVAGYAGGWVSDVIMRVTDVFLAFPALLLSLALAVILRPGVGTAIIAIAATWWPWYARLACSAANTIRHRAYIDSARCLGLPAWRIVAGHVLPNSMTPVTVQLSLDAGGVILTAAALSYLGLGAVEPTSEWGLMVQQGQTNFTTEWWIVTFPGLAILVTAFCFNMLGEGLRQILDPRKVTR
- a CDS encoding ABC transporter ATP-binding protein, with the translated sequence MSDPAASDPILTVSDVTLAYGDNVALNNVSLSLRRGEGSVAIVGESGSGKTSLARAVLGLLPPRHGTIEVGGIDINQSRGRAARTWRRRIQPVFQDGQEALDPRRTVGSTLTEALRMADTPRQRCGDRIEELLTEVDLPAELARRRPHELSGGQRQRVAIARALAASPDLLVLDEPTSALDVTVQARIVALLERVAEAQQIQLLLITHNIALAQVLTNRVVVLFRGNEVESGPTADILRMPRHPYTHRLVSSTPRMWAPLPSLSPSAPAAADTAGCSYRSRCDRADPACHSVPPLLGSPAVACHHPLVQRPPAQPTRFEQALPANGA
- a CDS encoding ABC transporter substrate-binding protein, with the protein product MKRLWPLMAAAVAAALILAGCGGTTRSPSGSADKTFVYAFHLNVVTEWDPAVSYSNESIAMGNLYESLTKYDATTKKVEPSLASSWTKSDDGKTWTFTLRDGVKFHTGRALDSTAVKEAIERTKKLAAGAAYIWDPVTKIDTPDPTTVVFSLEYPAALDLVASSGYGAYIYDTQAAGSGDLAAWFKEAKDAGTGPYTVDTWKAGAETELRLKAYDDYWGGWKDDQYKAVEFRVTPEVTTAWQLLQRGDVSFVDRLTPQIFEQAAKTDGVKTGETSSFQNLLALYNTESGPMADVRVRRAVQMLTDTDAIISALHGAAAPADGLIPPGLIGEGKVGVQADAEAAKKLLAEAGFGSDKPLRLQLTYAQGDKDQSLYVTLLGSALKAAGVELDARPMQWDAQWTRAKSSDPAKRQDIFVMYWYPDYADPYSWFVNLFQSAEKPYFNLAYLHDPEADAAIKKVPEETATSPDQAAQTYLNLQKRIVVDDAAVTPLYLINYQRAYSAQVDGYVDNPAYPNVVFVHDLRIK
- a CDS encoding ABC transporter ATP-binding protein, whose protein sequence is MSHTTSDVRTDLLLRVDDLQVLYGGRQVSSLPSLSIAPGEVVAIVGESGSGKSTALMAILGLLNGTSAQVRGSIDAFGTQVVGSSERQMRSLRGSEMTLIMQSPQASLNPTMRLRTLIHRALRRHGIDKSEAASRIQDAMTAVRLDEKILDRYAHEVSGGQAQRFAIALSVCLGARLIAADEPTSALDATVQLEVLTLIHRLAQERSTAWLVVAHDLAMVSMIADHVVVMRNGEVLEAGSTRTVLGEPQHEYTRTLLDAVPTLPGEGVEHV
- a CDS encoding ABC transporter permease subunit; protein product: MTTTTTVAAAARSARRRPSGLGKVLLRRLTHAAVVVAGVVCLTFIIARQLPGDEAVTAAGARATPEQLAAARARLGLDDPLPVQLWHYLTGLVQGDLGTSLHTRQPVLEDLKRALPASLELVGSAMILAVLIGLPLGVTAARFAKRRTDLAVRTGSMLLVSVPVFWLALAMQLLLSTRLGWFPVAGEYDRSLDSTSPLTIYTNITAVDALITGNWPILFSTLHHLVLPALVVAAYPIGVVAQMTRAALIEESQQDHARMERALGFRPLEILLRFSLRPAIGPVLTLLALVFAYTLVNSVLVEAIFNWPGIGTYTADAIRSVDTPAIAGVTLVIALVYVLGNLAVDVAQIAIDPRTRKS
- a CDS encoding hydantoinase/oxoprolinase N-terminal domain-containing protein, translated to MSDDLRIGIDVGGTNTDAVVLDPNDKILAWTKAPTTTDVSSGIHAAIAAVLSDIGDRARHVRRVMLGTTHATNAILERRGLGRVAAIRIGAPATTAIPPLTGWPADLRSVACPAATVVHGGYLVDGHPLAPFDKAAVAAFLESVGGKVDAVAVTGMFSPAFRDQELETAEIAAKVLGADIPVTMSHELGSLGLIERENAAVLNASLYAVASDVTQSLARALAEHGLDVTCYFAQNDGTLMAVDHAERYPVLTIGSGPANSIRGAAYLSGLDEAIVVDVGGTSSDFGVLKQGFPRESALAADIGGVTTNFRMPDVLAVAIGGGTMISGAAQAPVVGPQSVGYRIRERGLVFGGDTATLTDAAVAAGRTEIAGRALPSHVDSELFAAALRASDRRLAEAVDSVSLGRHDNRLVAVGGGAFLVPDDLEGAAQVVRPDHGQVANAVGAAIALASGWWETIIPTGDGRREAIEEASDVARRRAVHAGAAPDQVEVVEITEVPLSYLPKPSVRLSVKAAGPLARS